One window of Cupriavidus oxalaticus genomic DNA carries:
- a CDS encoding aconitase family protein, with protein MSAQDFAGRILFLADSADAMARQLQGEALTPEQAGPLRDDVSTDEITPVPILTHYDDKLGRYPYTGYKVGGTCPVAPGAIREGGFSVTVAGNRYGKGSSREHSPAAEKLAGIRLVIARSFERIYRQNADNIGLFTSTDFGLLARLQAGEPIAAQALVAGRDALAAAILLSGGLLKFGQQYLGKVEPAAATPPAAPQTLFEKIVHRHLLATPVTPISLAGPQPGDGIFVRADWRFIHEYYTGMCAHMLHATFGRPLRLEDPERIVVFEDHTSYVNESPAHVRGGLVDNIARMCAAQREFVDAYQLRCHRTLTEEASRTDDGSHAAGISHAMMAERYALPGQVVVGTDSHTPHSGALGCVAFGVGTTDMANAFMTGAVRMTMPEGIRVALHGALAPGVTAKDVVLHLLAQAGIKAGAGVGKVFEFTGPVVRAMSIDERATLTNMCAELGGFTGIVAPDAQTVRFLRERRGIDFVIEPWMRSDDDAAFAATIELDCSTLGPMVARPGDPGNGLPLAALDRRVRVDIAYGGSCTAGKREDFDLYHEVLHWAVQRGLRLPPHVTLYLQFGTTDVRDYCIRQGYMETFHAVGARILQPSCGACANCGPGSSERAGQVTVSSINRNFPGRSGPGQVWLASPPTVAASAMAGELVSFHDLQRRHG; from the coding sequence ATGAGCGCCCAAGATTTCGCAGGCCGCATCCTGTTCCTCGCCGACTCGGCGGATGCCATGGCGCGCCAGCTGCAAGGCGAGGCCCTCACGCCTGAGCAAGCCGGGCCCCTGCGCGACGACGTGTCCACCGACGAGATCACGCCGGTGCCGATCCTGACGCACTATGACGACAAGCTCGGCCGCTACCCCTATACCGGCTACAAGGTCGGCGGCACCTGCCCGGTCGCGCCCGGCGCGATCCGCGAGGGCGGCTTCTCGGTGACGGTCGCGGGCAACCGCTACGGCAAGGGATCGTCGCGCGAGCATAGCCCGGCGGCAGAGAAGCTCGCCGGCATCCGGCTGGTGATCGCGCGCAGCTTCGAGCGCATCTACCGACAGAACGCCGACAACATCGGCCTGTTCACCTCGACCGACTTCGGCCTGCTAGCGCGCCTGCAGGCCGGCGAGCCGATCGCCGCGCAAGCGCTGGTGGCCGGGCGCGACGCGCTGGCCGCCGCCATCCTGCTGAGCGGCGGGCTGCTGAAGTTCGGCCAGCAATACCTGGGCAAGGTCGAACCGGCCGCCGCGACGCCGCCCGCGGCACCGCAAACCCTCTTTGAGAAGATCGTCCACCGCCACCTGCTGGCGACGCCCGTGACGCCGATATCCCTGGCGGGCCCGCAACCGGGCGACGGCATCTTCGTGCGCGCGGACTGGCGCTTTATCCACGAGTACTACACCGGCATGTGCGCCCACATGCTGCACGCCACGTTTGGCAGGCCGCTGCGGCTTGAGGATCCCGAGCGCATCGTGGTATTCGAGGACCATACCTCCTACGTCAATGAAAGCCCCGCGCATGTGCGTGGCGGGCTGGTCGACAACATTGCCCGGATGTGCGCGGCACAGCGGGAGTTCGTCGACGCCTACCAGCTGCGTTGCCACCGCACGCTCACAGAGGAAGCGTCCCGCACCGACGACGGCAGCCACGCCGCGGGCATCTCGCACGCGATGATGGCCGAGCGCTATGCACTGCCGGGACAGGTCGTGGTGGGCACCGACTCGCACACCCCCCATAGCGGCGCGCTGGGCTGCGTGGCCTTCGGCGTCGGCACGACCGACATGGCCAATGCGTTCATGACGGGTGCGGTGCGCATGACCATGCCCGAGGGCATCCGCGTCGCGCTCCACGGGGCACTTGCGCCTGGCGTCACGGCCAAGGATGTGGTGCTGCACCTGCTGGCGCAGGCCGGGATCAAGGCAGGCGCCGGGGTCGGCAAGGTGTTCGAGTTCACCGGTCCCGTCGTGCGCGCGATGTCCATCGACGAACGCGCCACGCTGACCAATATGTGCGCCGAGTTGGGCGGCTTCACCGGCATCGTCGCGCCGGATGCGCAGACGGTGCGCTTCCTCAGGGAGCGCCGGGGCATCGATTTCGTGATCGAGCCGTGGATGCGCAGCGATGACGATGCCGCCTTCGCAGCCACCATCGAACTGGACTGCAGCACGCTCGGCCCGATGGTGGCCCGCCCCGGCGACCCCGGCAACGGCTTGCCGCTGGCCGCGCTGGACCGGCGCGTGCGCGTGGATATCGCCTACGGCGGCTCCTGCACTGCCGGCAAGCGCGAGGACTTCGACCTGTACCACGAGGTGCTGCACTGGGCGGTGCAGCGCGGCCTGCGGCTGCCGCCGCATGTCACGCTCTACCTGCAGTTCGGCACCACCGACGTCCGGGACTACTGCATCCGCCAGGGCTACATGGAAACGTTCCATGCGGTCGGCGCGCGCATCCTGCAGCCATCGTGCGGGGCGTGCGCCAACTGCGGCCCGGGTTCGTCGGAACGGGCCGGGCAAGTGACAGTGAGTTCGATCAACCGGAATTTCCCCGGGCGCTCGGGTCCCGGGCAGGTGTGGCTGGCCAGCCCGCCCACCGTGGCTGCCAGTGCGATGGCCGGCGAGCTGGTGTCATTCCATGACTTGCAGCGGCGCCATGGGTAA
- a CDS encoding response regulator transcription factor, translating into MKVLLIESHALLRVALRRTLENVDAVGELVTADPAELAGHCAAGEGITLVVLGLPDDPEAAWQLLCQVGRIWPAARLLVLCDIAPRNWVDDKVTAGVVGCLPKSVQPDVLEAAIRLVGSGYQVSLRPFSRRAALEPDMAPDTAPASHDGMRQGSAGRNAERRAKGAFTANDDTVADVRSPGEAHALGLTPRQYEILVLLARGYPAKTISRQLNVSVATVKCHCNALYKALGVRSKGEAVHVALQRGARLGQALAPGPGQPAPKPVASTTKPVPRAAVADPEDCAAL; encoded by the coding sequence ATGAAGGTGCTGTTGATTGAATCCCACGCTTTGCTGCGGGTGGCGTTGCGCAGGACACTGGAAAACGTCGACGCCGTCGGCGAACTCGTTACCGCCGACCCGGCTGAACTCGCGGGGCACTGCGCTGCCGGCGAAGGCATCACATTGGTCGTGCTGGGGCTGCCGGACGATCCGGAGGCTGCATGGCAGCTGCTGTGCCAGGTCGGCAGGATTTGGCCCGCGGCGCGGCTGCTGGTACTTTGCGACATCGCGCCCCGGAACTGGGTCGATGACAAGGTCACGGCGGGCGTCGTGGGTTGCCTGCCGAAATCGGTGCAGCCCGATGTGCTGGAAGCAGCGATCCGGCTGGTCGGCAGCGGCTACCAGGTCAGCCTGAGGCCGTTCAGCCGGCGGGCGGCGCTGGAACCGGATATGGCACCGGATACTGCGCCGGCATCGCACGATGGCATGCGCCAAGGCAGCGCCGGACGAAACGCGGAGCGCCGCGCCAAAGGCGCCTTTACTGCAAACGACGACACGGTGGCCGACGTCCGTTCGCCCGGCGAGGCCCACGCGCTCGGCCTCACGCCGCGCCAGTACGAAATCCTCGTACTGCTCGCACGCGGCTATCCCGCCAAGACCATCAGCCGGCAGCTGAACGTTTCAGTGGCGACGGTCAAGTGCCATTGCAACGCCCTTTACAAGGCGCTCGGCGTCCGCAGCAAGGGCGAAGCCGTCCATGTGGCGCTGCAACGCGGTGCGCGTCTGGGACAGGCCCTGGCTCCCGGCCCTGGGCAACCGGCACCGAAGCCCGTGGCAAGCACAACCAAGCCGGTGCCGCGTGCGGCTGTCGCGGATCCGGAAGACTGCGCCGCACTGTAA
- the phaP gene encoding TIGR01841 family phasin (Members of this family are phasins (small proteins associated with inclusions such as PHA granules). Note that several different families of phasins have been named PhaP despite very little sequence similarity to each other.) produces MPDFAPDQFPASHGSGFADCFAYSSILFAGFQRIAELNLQTAQAAFDESQQRMQALLASRDLRKVLDMQNGLTPVAADKACAYTRQLYEIASETQAGLAQLAQARFQQAVELAQSRLSHATMSPVATRAAA; encoded by the coding sequence ATGCCCGATTTCGCGCCCGATCAGTTCCCTGCCAGTCACGGCAGCGGCTTCGCTGACTGCTTCGCCTACTCCAGCATCCTGTTTGCCGGCTTCCAGCGGATCGCCGAGCTGAACCTGCAGACCGCGCAGGCAGCCTTCGACGAAAGCCAGCAGCGGATGCAGGCGCTGCTGGCCAGCAGGGACCTGCGCAAGGTCCTCGACATGCAGAACGGCCTGACGCCCGTTGCCGCAGACAAGGCCTGCGCCTACACGCGGCAGCTGTATGAAATCGCGTCCGAAACGCAGGCCGGGCTTGCCCAGCTAGCGCAGGCCCGCTTCCAGCAAGCGGTCGAGCTTGCGCAATCCAGGCTGAGCCACGCCACCATGTCGCCAGTCGCAACGCGAGCCGCCGCATAA
- a CDS encoding LysR substrate-binding domain-containing protein, with translation MRIPPVKAIIAFESVARTKSVSRAAEELGLTASAVSHQLSNLEEILGQPLFFRQGRGLALTSVGEQYLRDITGVLADLNRATERASSPANIEILRVHSSPSFGLMWLLPRLESFQADNGDIQLNLSCSYEDVSFTSGYYDVDIRHGYAHWRDLQVKTLRRETIAPLASPAYLEKHPIRTPEDLLAQRLIYSETPLVQWQQWFARFGVPASHKTFDFSFDRSYMSLETAALGLGVALESTLLASVQIRKGALMPVFDDSHALEVGSHHVVCPAQNAGLPRVARFLAWLDRQLPAPR, from the coding sequence ATGCGGATTCCCCCGGTAAAGGCCATCATCGCTTTCGAAAGCGTCGCCAGGACCAAGAGCGTCAGCCGCGCCGCTGAAGAACTCGGCCTGACCGCTTCCGCCGTCAGCCACCAGCTCAGCAACCTGGAAGAGATCCTGGGCCAGCCGCTGTTCTTCCGGCAAGGGCGCGGGCTGGCGCTGACGTCGGTGGGCGAGCAGTACCTGCGCGATATCACCGGCGTGCTGGCCGATCTCAACCGCGCTACCGAACGCGCCTCGAGCCCGGCCAATATCGAGATCCTGCGCGTCCATTCGAGCCCGAGCTTCGGCCTGATGTGGCTGCTGCCACGGCTAGAATCGTTCCAGGCCGACAATGGCGATATCCAGCTCAACCTGTCGTGCTCGTATGAAGACGTATCGTTCACCAGCGGCTATTACGATGTCGATATCCGCCATGGCTACGCGCACTGGCGCGACCTGCAGGTGAAGACGCTGCGGCGCGAGACGATCGCGCCGCTGGCTTCTCCTGCCTATCTCGAAAAGCATCCGATCCGTACGCCCGAGGATCTGCTGGCGCAGCGGCTGATCTATTCCGAAACGCCGCTGGTGCAGTGGCAACAGTGGTTCGCGCGGTTCGGCGTGCCGGCTTCGCACAAGACCTTCGACTTCAGCTTCGACCGCTCCTACATGTCGCTGGAGACCGCCGCACTGGGCCTGGGCGTGGCGCTGGAAAGCACGCTGCTGGCATCGGTGCAGATCCGCAAGGGCGCACTGATGCCCGTGTTCGACGACAGCCACGCGCTGGAGGTGGGCAGCCACCACGTGGTCTGCCCGGCGCAGAACGCCGGCTTGCCGCGTGTGGCGCGCTTCCTGGCCTGGCTCGACCGCCAGTTGCCGGCGCCGCGCTGA
- a CDS encoding SDR family NAD(P)-dependent oxidoreductase, which translates to MLVENNVVIITGAASPRGIGRATGRAFAAQGATVVILDLRLEDAQAAAGELGDRHMGLACDVTDKAACERAAQTVLQRYGRIDALVNNAGITQPVRTLDIQATDYDAVLDVNLRGTLYMSQAVLPQMREQKRGSIVCMSSVSAQRGGGIFGGPHYSAAKAGVLGLARAMAREFGPDSIRVNSITPGLIQTDITGDKLTPEMRADIIKGIPLGRLGNAADVANACVFLASDMSAYLTGITLDVNGGMLIH; encoded by the coding sequence ATGCTGGTCGAGAACAACGTAGTCATCATCACCGGCGCCGCCTCGCCGCGCGGCATCGGCAGGGCCACCGGCAGGGCCTTCGCCGCGCAGGGTGCCACCGTGGTGATCCTGGACCTGCGCCTCGAAGACGCGCAGGCTGCCGCCGGTGAGCTGGGTGACCGCCACATGGGCCTGGCCTGCGACGTGACCGACAAGGCCGCCTGCGAACGCGCGGCGCAGACCGTGCTGCAGCGCTACGGTCGCATCGACGCGCTCGTCAATAACGCCGGCATCACCCAGCCGGTGCGCACGCTCGATATCCAGGCGACCGACTACGACGCCGTGCTTGACGTGAACCTGCGCGGCACGCTGTACATGTCGCAGGCGGTGCTGCCGCAGATGCGCGAGCAGAAGCGCGGCAGCATCGTGTGCATGTCGTCAGTGTCGGCGCAGCGTGGCGGCGGCATCTTCGGCGGGCCGCACTACAGCGCCGCCAAGGCCGGCGTGCTGGGCCTGGCGCGCGCCATGGCGCGCGAGTTCGGGCCCGACAGCATCCGCGTCAATTCGATCACGCCGGGCCTGATCCAGACCGACATCACCGGCGACAAGCTCACTCCCGAGATGCGCGCCGACATCATCAAGGGCATCCCGCTGGGCCGGCTGGGCAACGCGGCCGACGTGGCCAACGCCTGCGTGTTCCTGGCGAGCGACATGTCCGCCTACCTGACCGGCATCACGCTGGACGTCAACGGCGGCATGCTGATCCACTAA
- a CDS encoding MFS transporter encodes MKTKYAASPIGGEATLHADSATFETRTYAKVVKRLIPFLMLCYLGAYLDRVNVGFAKLQMLSDLQFSETIYGLGAGIFFLGYFLFEVPSNVILHRVGAKRWLARIMLTWAVISACFAFVTTPTQFYVLRFLLGVAEAGFAPGVILYMTYWFPSERRAKALSMFFMAIPLAGIVGGPLSGWIMHAFHGVGDLAGWKWLFLIEALPSLCLGVAILFYLDNGIDHAHWLTDAEKALLKRNIEGDNVHKMEHMSIRSFMADRRLWLMAAIYFCVVLGQYGLTFWLPTIIRKAGVADPLWVGIYTALPYLCAIVALPLVGMSADRRRERRFHLIVPMVVAATGFATLPLLGSVSASLVCLCIAAAGILASSSQFWALPTALLGGMSAAAGIAAVNCVANLAGFFSPAIVGWLNDLTGKSTAGLMFISGTVVFGAMLVLLVPARSVNR; translated from the coding sequence ATGAAGACCAAATACGCGGCTTCGCCCATCGGCGGCGAAGCGACGCTGCACGCCGATTCCGCCACCTTCGAGACCCGCACCTACGCCAAGGTGGTGAAGCGGCTGATCCCGTTCCTGATGCTCTGCTATCTGGGCGCCTACCTGGACCGGGTCAATGTCGGCTTTGCCAAGCTGCAGATGCTGAGCGACCTGCAGTTCAGCGAAACCATCTACGGCCTCGGCGCCGGCATCTTCTTCCTCGGCTACTTCCTCTTCGAAGTGCCGAGCAACGTGATCCTGCACCGGGTCGGCGCCAAGCGCTGGCTGGCGCGCATCATGCTGACCTGGGCGGTGATCTCGGCGTGCTTCGCCTTTGTCACCACGCCAACCCAGTTCTACGTGCTGCGCTTTCTGCTGGGCGTGGCGGAGGCCGGCTTCGCGCCGGGCGTGATCCTGTACATGACGTACTGGTTCCCCTCCGAGCGGCGTGCCAAGGCATTGTCGATGTTCTTCATGGCGATCCCGCTGGCCGGCATCGTGGGCGGGCCGCTGTCGGGCTGGATCATGCATGCCTTCCACGGCGTGGGCGACCTGGCCGGCTGGAAGTGGCTGTTCCTGATCGAAGCGCTGCCTTCGCTGTGCCTGGGCGTGGCCATCCTGTTCTACCTCGACAACGGCATCGACCACGCGCACTGGCTGACTGACGCCGAGAAGGCCCTGCTCAAGCGCAATATCGAGGGCGACAACGTGCACAAGATGGAACACATGTCGATCCGCTCGTTCATGGCGGACCGCCGCCTGTGGCTGATGGCAGCGATCTACTTCTGCGTGGTGCTGGGCCAGTACGGGCTGACCTTCTGGCTGCCGACCATCATCCGCAAGGCCGGCGTCGCCGATCCGCTGTGGGTGGGCATCTACACCGCGCTGCCGTATCTGTGCGCGATCGTGGCGCTGCCGCTGGTGGGCATGAGCGCCGACCGCCGCCGCGAGCGCCGCTTCCACCTGATCGTGCCGATGGTGGTCGCCGCCACCGGGTTTGCCACCTTGCCGCTGCTGGGCAGTGTCAGTGCATCGCTGGTATGCCTGTGCATCGCCGCCGCCGGCATCCTGGCCTCGTCGTCGCAGTTCTGGGCGTTGCCTACCGCGCTGCTGGGCGGCATGTCGGCCGCAGCGGGCATCGCCGCGGTCAACTGCGTGGCCAACCTGGCTGGCTTCTTCTCGCCCGCCATCGTGGGCTGGCTGAACGACCTGACCGGGAAGTCCACCGCCGGCCTGATGTTCATCTCGGGCACGGTTGTCTTCGGCGCGATGCTGGTGCTCCTGGTCCCCGCCAGGTCCGTGAACCGCTGA
- a CDS encoding transketolase — translation MQQATTDKAVSLRERAYRIRRNALLMGEVQGQGYIGQALDIADVLAVAYFDAMRYRPEDPEWEGRDRFLLSNGHYAIALYAALLEAGILPAEELETYGSDDSRLPMSGMASYTPGMEMSGGSLGQGLTIAVGRCLGLRRKGSGNFIYTLFSDGELDEGAIWEGILSAAHWKLDNLIAIVDVNNQQADGPSTQVMAFEPLVPKLEAFGWFTQRVDGNDIDAVAAAFRAAREHSGAQPRMIICDTRMGCGVPFLEQREKNHFIRVDAHEWQLALQALEAGRQA, via the coding sequence ATGCAACAAGCAACCACCGACAAGGCAGTGTCCTTGCGGGAACGCGCCTACCGCATCCGCCGCAACGCCTTGCTGATGGGCGAAGTCCAGGGCCAGGGCTATATCGGCCAGGCGCTCGATATCGCCGACGTGCTCGCCGTGGCCTACTTCGACGCCATGCGCTACCGCCCCGAAGATCCCGAATGGGAAGGGCGCGACCGCTTCCTGCTGTCCAACGGCCACTACGCCATCGCGCTGTACGCGGCGCTGCTTGAGGCCGGCATCCTGCCCGCCGAAGAGCTGGAGACCTATGGCAGCGACGACAGCCGCCTGCCGATGTCAGGCATGGCCAGCTACACGCCCGGCATGGAAATGTCCGGCGGCTCGCTGGGGCAGGGCCTGACCATCGCCGTGGGCCGCTGCCTCGGCCTCAGGCGCAAGGGCTCCGGCAACTTCATCTACACGCTGTTCTCCGACGGCGAGCTGGACGAGGGCGCGATCTGGGAGGGCATCCTGTCCGCCGCGCACTGGAAGCTGGATAACCTGATCGCGATCGTCGACGTCAACAACCAGCAGGCCGACGGCCCGTCCACGCAGGTCATGGCGTTCGAGCCGCTGGTGCCGAAGCTGGAAGCATTCGGCTGGTTCACGCAGCGCGTCGACGGCAACGACATCGACGCCGTGGCTGCCGCCTTCCGTGCGGCGCGCGAACATAGCGGCGCGCAGCCGCGCATGATCATCTGCGATACGCGCATGGGGTGCGGCGTGCCGTTCCTCGAGCAGCGCGAGAAGAACCACTTTATCCGCGTGGATGCCCACGAATGGCAACTCGCACTGCAGGCCCTGGAAGCCGGGAGACAAGCATGA
- a CDS encoding transketolase family protein — translation MSNTIATASTNTNTKPKLKTSAMIASIAGEGQATRSAPFGHALVELGRQKQDVIGMTADLGKYTDLHIFAQAFPERYYQMGMAEQLLMGAAAGFAHEGAQPFVTTYAVFATRRAYDFMHQTIAEDNLDVKIVCALPGLTTGYGPSHQAAEDLALMRAMPNMTVIDPCDAIDIEQMVPAIAAHNGPVYARLLRGNVPVVLDEYDYKFELGKAKLLRDGAEVLVISSGIMTMRALEVAKALEKDRIGVAVLHVPTIKPLDTETIVREAKRQGRLVVVAENHTVIGGLGEAVAATLMQAGTMVPFRQVGLPDAFLDAGALPTLHDRYGISAGVMAQSIRDWIA, via the coding sequence ATGAGCAATACCATCGCCACCGCCAGCACCAACACCAACACCAAGCCTAAGCTGAAGACCTCGGCCATGATCGCCTCCATCGCCGGCGAAGGACAGGCCACCCGATCCGCGCCATTCGGCCACGCGCTGGTGGAACTGGGGCGCCAGAAGCAGGACGTGATCGGCATGACCGCCGACCTGGGCAAGTACACCGACCTGCATATCTTTGCGCAGGCGTTCCCCGAGCGCTACTACCAGATGGGCATGGCCGAACAGTTGCTGATGGGTGCCGCCGCCGGCTTCGCGCATGAAGGGGCACAGCCCTTCGTCACCACCTACGCGGTATTCGCCACGCGCCGCGCCTACGACTTCATGCACCAGACCATCGCCGAGGACAACCTCGACGTGAAGATCGTCTGTGCGCTGCCCGGGCTGACCACCGGCTACGGCCCCAGCCACCAGGCCGCCGAGGACCTGGCGCTGATGCGCGCCATGCCCAACATGACCGTGATCGACCCGTGCGACGCGATCGACATCGAGCAGATGGTGCCGGCCATTGCCGCGCACAACGGCCCGGTGTACGCGCGCCTGCTGCGCGGCAACGTGCCGGTGGTGCTGGACGAGTACGACTACAAGTTCGAGCTCGGCAAGGCAAAGCTGCTGCGCGATGGCGCCGAGGTGCTGGTGATCTCGTCGGGCATCATGACCATGCGAGCGCTGGAGGTGGCCAAGGCGCTGGAGAAGGACCGCATCGGCGTGGCGGTGCTGCACGTGCCGACCATCAAGCCGCTCGATACCGAAACCATCGTGCGCGAAGCGAAGCGGCAAGGGCGCCTGGTGGTGGTGGCCGAGAACCACACGGTGATCGGCGGCCTGGGCGAGGCGGTCGCGGCCACGCTGATGCAGGCGGGCACCATGGTGCCGTTCCGGCAGGTCGGGTTGCCCGACGCATTCCTCGATGCCGGCGCACTGCCCACGCTGCACGACCGCTATGGCATCTCGGCGGGCGTGATGGCGCAATCGATCCGCGACTGGATCGCCTGA
- a CDS encoding LysE/ArgO family amino acid transporter, giving the protein MMTPLATSSLSLSVWLQGMALSLGLIVAIGAQNAFVLRQGLRREHVGSVVLFCAVADALLIAAGVMGMARALGENPGLARALALAGAAFLALYGWRALQRARQSHQLRAGAGQEGLSRGAALAQAAAFTLLNPHVYLDTVLLVGSIGAQQPAALRGWFVAGASSASLFWFGLLGFGARWLAPWFARPLAWRVLDGLIGVTMFVLSALLLHHAVAGV; this is encoded by the coding sequence ATGATGACGCCGCTCGCCACTTCCTCCCTCTCCTTGTCTGTCTGGCTCCAGGGTATGGCCCTCAGCCTGGGCCTGATCGTCGCGATCGGCGCCCAGAACGCCTTCGTGCTGCGCCAGGGCCTGCGCCGCGAGCATGTCGGCAGCGTGGTGCTGTTCTGCGCCGTCGCGGATGCCCTGCTGATCGCAGCGGGGGTCATGGGCATGGCCCGGGCGCTGGGCGAGAACCCCGGCCTGGCGCGCGCGCTGGCGCTGGCCGGCGCCGCGTTCCTGGCGCTATACGGATGGCGAGCCCTGCAGCGCGCGCGCCAGTCGCACCAGCTGCGGGCGGGGGCAGGACAGGAGGGCCTCAGCCGCGGCGCCGCGCTGGCGCAGGCGGCTGCGTTCACGCTGCTCAATCCCCATGTCTATCTCGACACGGTGCTGCTGGTCGGCAGCATCGGCGCGCAGCAGCCGGCGGCGCTGCGCGGCTGGTTCGTGGCGGGCGCGAGTTCGGCCAGCCTGTTCTGGTTCGGGCTGCTGGGATTCGGGGCGCGCTGGCTGGCGCCGTGGTTCGCCCGGCCGTTGGCCTGGCGCGTGCTGGACGGGTTGATCGGCGTGACGATGTTCGTGCTGTCGGCACTGTTGCTGCATCACGCCGTTGCTGGAGTCTGA
- a CDS encoding LysR family transcriptional regulator ArgP, translated as MLDYSALSALAAVIREGSFERAARALHVTPSAISQRVRLLEERLGCALVVRDQPCRATETGRRLCQHVDRVRLLEQDLQGALPALAPEGIARVALPIAVNADSLATWAASAIAAFAAASPVLMEVAVDDQDHTTEWLRSGTVLAAVTATARPAAGCNSQPLGAMRYLAAASPAFVRQHFAGGVGAGTLAKAPSLLFNTKDELQVRWARRLCHRHVDLPRHMLPSSQAFVTAALAGMGWGLHPQSLIAQHLGDGSLVELVPGTPLDVPLHWQYARAASGLLDGLSREVLAAGRAALLAP; from the coding sequence ATGCTGGACTATTCGGCCCTCTCCGCACTGGCCGCCGTGATACGCGAAGGCAGCTTCGAGCGTGCCGCGCGCGCGCTTCATGTCACGCCGTCGGCCATTTCCCAGCGCGTCCGGCTGCTGGAGGAGCGGCTGGGTTGCGCGCTGGTGGTGCGCGACCAGCCTTGCCGCGCGACGGAGACGGGCCGCAGGCTGTGCCAGCACGTCGACCGCGTGCGGCTGCTCGAGCAGGATCTGCAGGGCGCGCTGCCGGCGCTGGCGCCGGAGGGCATCGCACGCGTCGCGCTGCCGATCGCGGTGAATGCCGACAGCCTTGCGACCTGGGCCGCGTCGGCCATTGCGGCCTTCGCCGCGGCCAGCCCCGTACTGATGGAAGTCGCCGTGGACGACCAGGATCACACCACCGAGTGGCTGCGCAGCGGCACCGTGCTGGCCGCCGTGACCGCGACGGCGCGCCCGGCGGCAGGCTGCAACAGCCAGCCGCTGGGGGCCATGCGCTACCTGGCGGCCGCCAGCCCGGCCTTCGTGCGGCAGCATTTTGCCGGCGGCGTGGGAGCCGGCACGCTGGCGAAGGCCCCCAGCCTGCTGTTCAACACCAAGGATGAACTGCAGGTGCGCTGGGCGCGGCGGCTGTGCCATCGGCATGTTGATCTGCCCAGGCACATGCTGCCTTCCTCGCAGGCCTTCGTGACTGCGGCGCTGGCCGGCATGGGCTGGGGGCTGCATCCGCAGTCGCTGATCGCGCAGCATCTCGGCGACGGCTCGCTGGTCGAGCTGGTGCCGGGCACGCCGCTGGACGTGCCGTTGCACTGGCAATACGCGCGCGCCGCGTCCGGCCTGCTCGACGGCCTGAGCCGCGAGGTGCTGGCGGCCGGCCGCGCCGCGTTGCTGGCGCCCTGA
- a CDS encoding LysR family transcriptional regulator: MHLKHLRHLLMVADVESFSRAAQRLHLTQSALSRSIQALEDELGGKLIDRHGRRNVLTPLGELIAERARRMLFEEAELHRSVELFHRHHLGAIRVGLGAGPGAVLMTPFLRHMAMHHPGIQVAVSLGTSDALMIQLRQRTLDAVIVEVTSVAPATDLRHELLAQLQGRFICRAGHPLLLQAAAGEAVTFDDVMRYPLASAPLSPEVARGLVKRFGPRADPEHCLSLRCENVRSLVEAVLVSDAILFSIVAAVRTEIAEGKLCELATTPAVDDGPRYAFFTLAGRTEAPSMALFRRFVDEHLHD, encoded by the coding sequence ATGCACCTCAAACACCTGCGGCACCTGCTCATGGTCGCGGACGTGGAATCGTTCAGCCGCGCCGCGCAACGGCTGCACCTGACCCAGTCGGCGCTGAGCCGCAGCATCCAGGCGCTGGAGGACGAGCTTGGCGGCAAGCTCATCGACCGCCATGGCCGGCGCAATGTGCTGACCCCGCTGGGCGAACTGATCGCCGAGCGGGCCCGGCGCATGCTGTTCGAGGAAGCCGAGCTGCATCGCAGCGTCGAACTGTTCCACCGCCATCACCTCGGCGCCATCCGCGTCGGGCTGGGCGCTGGCCCCGGCGCGGTGCTGATGACGCCGTTCCTGCGCCACATGGCCATGCACCACCCCGGCATACAGGTGGCGGTGTCGCTCGGCACTTCCGACGCGCTGATGATCCAGCTGCGCCAGCGCACGCTGGACGCGGTCATCGTGGAGGTCACCAGCGTGGCGCCGGCCACCGACCTGCGCCACGAATTGCTGGCGCAGCTGCAGGGCCGCTTCATCTGCCGCGCGGGCCATCCGCTGCTGCTGCAGGCCGCCGCCGGCGAGGCCGTGACCTTCGACGATGTCATGCGCTATCCGCTGGCGTCGGCACCGCTGAGCCCGGAAGTCGCGCGCGGGCTGGTCAAGCGCTTCGGCCCGCGCGCCGATCCCGAGCATTGCCTGAGCCTGCGCTGCGAGAACGTGCGCAGCCTGGTCGAGGCCGTGCTGGTCTCGGACGCGATCCTGTTCAGCATCGTCGCGGCCGTGCGGACGGAAATCGCCGAGGGGAAGCTGTGCGAACTGGCGACCACGCCCGCGGTCGACGACGGCCCCCGCTACGCTTTCTTCACGCTGGCGGGCCGGACCGAGGCGCCGAGCATGGCGCTGTTCCGGCGTTTCGTGGACGAGCACCTGCACGACTGA